In Melopsittacus undulatus isolate bMelUnd1 chromosome 6, bMelUnd1.mat.Z, whole genome shotgun sequence, the following proteins share a genomic window:
- the FAM131A gene encoding protein FAM131A isoform X2, producing MGCIGSKTTIVAVDTTLCVEWKEVKALSPLSAARPLPRLVRQASFDSQDFLQVNVEDTVEMLPKSRRALTIQEIAALARSSLHGVAEQFAIAEAKLRAWSSVDGDDSNDESYDEDFMPSTDCSQHTELPGSVPASALLRDLLQGHLCQLGMRHGSCEPESDSSHTLSPETLCSSLCSLEMVSPSELTAKLLGSLGGEDLLVPKLPPPASQSALRGLARLRCQDSFYSVSYAEACLSPAEDEVVLSKDFPLRRKVSDVASSGVASLEEEAEEP from the exons ATGGGCTGCATCGGCTCCAAAACCACCATCG TGGCTGTGGACACAACGCTGTGTGTGGAGTGGAAAGAGGTGAAAGCGCTGTCTCCGCTGAGTGCTGCTCGCCCGCTGCCCCGCCTGGTGCGCCAGGCCTCCTTCGACAGCCAGGACTTCCTCCAG GTCAATGTTGAGGACACTGTCGAGATGCTGCCCAAGTCACGGCGCGCGCTGACCATCCAGGAGATCGCTGCCCTGGCCCGCTCCTCTCTGCATG GCGTGGCGGAGCAGTTCGCCATCGCCGAGGCCAAGCTGCGCGCCTGGTCCTCAGTGGATGGGGATGACTCCAATGATGAGTCTTATGATGAGGACTTCATGCCCTCCACAGATTGCTCTCAGCACACAG agctgcctggctCGGTGCCTGCCAGCGCGCTGCTGCGAGACCTGCTGCAGGGCCACCTGTGCCAGCTGGGCATGCGGCATGGCTCCTGCGAGCCCGAGAGCGACTCCTCGCACACGCTGTCCCCTGAGACtctctgctccagcctctgcagcCTGGAGATGGTGTCCCCCTCTGAACTCACTGCCAAACTGCTGGGCTCTCTGGGCGGCGAGGACCTGCTGGTGCCCAAGCTGCCCCCCCCGGCCAGCCAAAGTGCCTTGCGGGGCCTGGCACGGCTCCGGTGCCAGGACTCCTTCTACTCCGTGTCCTACGCCGAAGCCTGCCTCTCGCCTGCTGAAGATGAGGTGGTGCTGAGCAAGGACTTCCCGCTCCGACGGAAAGTCTCCGACGTTGCATCCTCCGGGGTTGCATCgctggaggaggaggctgaAGAGCCCTGA
- the CLCN2 gene encoding chloride channel protein 2 codes for MATESEAQRALQYEQTLMYGRYTQDLGTFAKDEAARLRLHREGDTPRPRRPSELLEYTQGRCAPCRVCALQCRQFLFSKVGEDWVFLILLGLVMALVSWAMDFAIATCLQAQKWMYGGLDTNVLLQYLAWVTYPTVLITFSAGFTQILAPQAVGSGIPEMKTILRGIVLKEYLTFKTFVAKVIGLTCALGSGMPLGKEGPFVHIASMCAALLSRFLSLFGGIYKNEARNIEMLAAACAVGVGCCFAAPIGGVLFSIEVTSTFFAVRNYWRGFFAATFSAFIFRVLAVWNKDEETITALFKTRFRLDFPFDLQELPAFAVIGIASGFGGALFVYLNRKIVQFMRRQKTINRFLMKKRLMFPALVTLLISTLTFPPGFGQFMAGQLTQKDTLVTLFDNQTWAKQGLSNEFEYLGILEAWHHPRSNVFVTLVVFILMKFWMSALATTIPVPCGAFMPVFVIGAAFGRLVGESMAAWFPDGIHTDSNTYRIVPGGYAVVGAAALSGAVTHTVSTAVIVFELTGQISHILPVMIAVILANAVAQSLQPSLYDSIIRIKKLPYLPELGWGHHEKYNVRVEDIMVRDIRYVTLNCKYRDLQHVLHSTKLKSLPLVESAESMILLGSIERTQVGALLSHQLSPQRRLQALQQKALTENGHRLSDASIRFQISTEASSGTPARATPHKPLKPALKRVPSGPAESPPAGTTDHSGIALKSLFCANPTAEPTEEEMDLGDRMTPAEILEWEEQQLDQLVDFSSAKIDPAPFQLVEHTSLHKTHTIFSLLGLDHAYVTSIGRLVGMVSLKELRKAIEGSLTAKGVKMRPPLASFRDSTASAGEPDTTALHQLWDRHQHHPMPREASLGSDKDDDSPKGQ; via the exons ATGGCCACTGAGAGCGAGGCGCAGCGGGCGCTGCAGTATGAGCAGACCTTG ATGTATGGGCGCTACACGCAGGACTTGGGTACCTTTGCCAAGGATGAGGCGGCCCGGCTGCGGCTGCACAGGGAGGGGGAcaccccccggccccgccgcccctcCGAGCTGCTGGAGTACACCCAGGGCCGCTGTGCGCCCTGCCGAG TCTGCGCCTTGCAGTGCCGGCAGTTCCTCTTCTCCAAGGTGGGGGAGGACTGGGTCTTCCTCATCCTTCTGGGGCTGGTTATGGCACTGGTGAGCTGGGCCATGGACTTTGCCATCGCCACCTGCCTCCAAG CCCAGAAGTGGATGTATGGGGGCCTGGACACcaatgtgctgctgcagtacCTGGCTTGGGTCACCTACCCCACCGTGCTCATCACCTTCTCAGCTGGCTTCACCCAGATCCTTGCTCCCCAGGCTGTGG GCTCAGGGATCCCTGAGATGAAGACCATCCTGCGGGGCATCGTGCTAAAGGAGTACCTCACCTTCAAGACCTTTGTGGCCAAGGTGATCGGGCTGACATGCGCCCTGGGCAGCGGCATGCCCCTGGGCAAGGAG GGTCCCTTCGTCCACATCGCCAGCATGTGTGCAGCCCTGCTCAGCCGCTTCCTCTCCCTCTTTGGGGGCATCTATAAG AACGAGGCGAGGAACATTGAAATGCTGGCAGCCGCCTGTGCTGTCGGGGTCGGCTGCTGCTTCGCTGCCCCCATCGGAG GCGTCCTCTTCAGCATTGAGGTCACCTCCACCTTCTTTGCCGTCCGCAACTACTGGCGTGGCTTCTTCGCTGCCACCTTCAGTGCCTTCATCTTCCGTGTTCTCGCTGTCTGGAACAAGGATGAAG AGACAATCACAGCGCTGTTCAAAACCCGCTTCCGCCTCGACTTCCCATTCGacctgcaggagctgcctgcctTTGCCGTCATTGG GATTGCCAGCGGCTTTGGGGGTGCGCTCTTCGTCTACCTCAACCGCAAAATTGTGCAGTTCATGCGCCGGCAGAAGACCATCAACCGCTTCCTCATGAAGAA GCGCCTGATGTTCCCTGCCCTGGTGACGCTTCTCATCTCCACGCTGACCTTCCCACCCGGCTTCGGACAGTTCATGGCCGGCCAG CTCACCCAGAAGGACACCCTGGTGACACTCTTCGATAACCAAACGTGGGCCAAACAAGGGCTCAGCAATGAGTTCGAATACTTGGGCATCCTGGAGGCCTGGCACCATCCCCGCTCCAACGTCTTCGTCACCCTTGTTGTCTTCATCCTCATGAAG TTCTGGATGTCAGCCCTGGCCACCACCATCCCAGTGCCCTGTGGAGCCTTCATGCCTGTCTTTGTCATCG GAGCAGCCTTTGGACGTCTGGTGGGGGAGAGCATGGCAGCCTGGTTCCCTGACGGCATCCACACTGACAGCAACACCTACCGCATTGTGCCAGGGGGCTACGCTGTGGTGG GGGCAGCTGCACTGTCAGGTGCCGTCACCCACACAGTGTCCACGGCCGTCATCGTCTTTGAGCTGACAGGGCAGATCTCTCACATCCTGCCTGTCATGATTGCCGTCATCCTGGCCAATGCTGTAGCCCAGAGCCTCCAGCCCTCCCTCTACGACAGCATCATCCGCATCAAGAAGCTGCCCTACCTCCCTGAACTGGGCTGGGGTCACCACGA GAAATACAATGTGCGGGTGGAGGACATCATGGTGAGGGACATCCGTTACGTCACCCTCAACTGCAAGTACCGAGACCTGCAGCACGTTCTGCACAGCACCAAGTTGAAGAGCCTGCCACTGGTGGAGTCAGCCG AGTCCATGATCCTGCTGGGCTCCATCGAGCGGACGCAGGTGGGGGCCCTGCTCAGCCACCAGCTCAGCCCCCAGCGCcggctccaggccctgcagcaGAAGGCGCTGACTGAGAATGGGCACCGGCTGTCTGATGCCAGCATCCGCTTCCAG ATCAGCACAGAGGCCTCGTCAGGCACCCCTGCCCGTGCCACCCCCCACAAGCCCCTGAAGCCAGCTCTGAAGCGGGTGCCCAGCGGCCCAGCCGAGAGTCCCCCAG CTGGCACCACCGACCACTCAGGTATTGCCCTCAAGAGCCTCTTCTGTGCCAACCCCACCGCAGAGCCAACTGAG GAGGAGATGGATCTGGGTGACAGGATGACCCCGGCAGAG ATCCTGGAGTGGGAGGAGCAACAGCTGGACCAGCTGGTGGACTTCAGCAGTGCCAAGATCGACCCTGCACCGTTCCAGCTGGTGGAGCACACCTCACTGCACAAG ACCCACACCATCTTCTCACTGCTGGGCCTGGACCATGCGTATGTCACCAGCATTGGGCGCCTGGTGGGCATGGTGTCCCTCAAGGAG CTGCGCAAGGCCATCGAGGGTTCTCTGACAGCCAAGGGGGTGAAGATGCGCCCACCACTCGCCAGCTTCCGTGACAGCACCGCCAGTGCCGGTGAGCCCGACACCACcgccctgcaccagctctgggACCGCCACCAGCACCACCCCATGCCCCGCGAGGCCAGTCTCGGGAGTGATAAAGATGACGACAGCCCCAAGGGACAGTGA
- the FAM131A gene encoding protein FAM131A isoform X1: MGCIGSKTTIVAVDTTLCVEWKEVKALSPLSAARPLPRLVRQASFDSQDFLQVNVEDTVEMLPKSRRALTIQEIAALARSSLHGISQVVKEHVTKPTAMAQGRVAHLIEWKGWCKPVEPPTALESAFNSYCHLSEGEQEARFAAGVAEQFAIAEAKLRAWSSVDGDDSNDESYDEDFMPSTDCSQHTELPGSVPASALLRDLLQGHLCQLGMRHGSCEPESDSSHTLSPETLCSSLCSLEMVSPSELTAKLLGSLGGEDLLVPKLPPPASQSALRGLARLRCQDSFYSVSYAEACLSPAEDEVVLSKDFPLRRKVSDVASSGVASLEEEAEEP; this comes from the exons ATGGGCTGCATCGGCTCCAAAACCACCATCG TGGCTGTGGACACAACGCTGTGTGTGGAGTGGAAAGAGGTGAAAGCGCTGTCTCCGCTGAGTGCTGCTCGCCCGCTGCCCCGCCTGGTGCGCCAGGCCTCCTTCGACAGCCAGGACTTCCTCCAG GTCAATGTTGAGGACACTGTCGAGATGCTGCCCAAGTCACGGCGCGCGCTGACCATCCAGGAGATCGCTGCCCTGGCCCGCTCCTCTCTGCATG GCATCTCACAGGTGGTGAAGGAACATGTGACAAAGCCGACGGCCATGGCACAGGGCCGTGTCGCCCACCTCATCGAGTGGAAGGGCTGGTGCAAGCCGGTGGAACCACCCACTGCCCTGGAGAGCGCCTTCAACTCCTACTGCCACCTGAGCGAGGGCGAGCAGGAGGCGCGCTTCGCTGCTG GCGTGGCGGAGCAGTTCGCCATCGCCGAGGCCAAGCTGCGCGCCTGGTCCTCAGTGGATGGGGATGACTCCAATGATGAGTCTTATGATGAGGACTTCATGCCCTCCACAGATTGCTCTCAGCACACAG agctgcctggctCGGTGCCTGCCAGCGCGCTGCTGCGAGACCTGCTGCAGGGCCACCTGTGCCAGCTGGGCATGCGGCATGGCTCCTGCGAGCCCGAGAGCGACTCCTCGCACACGCTGTCCCCTGAGACtctctgctccagcctctgcagcCTGGAGATGGTGTCCCCCTCTGAACTCACTGCCAAACTGCTGGGCTCTCTGGGCGGCGAGGACCTGCTGGTGCCCAAGCTGCCCCCCCCGGCCAGCCAAAGTGCCTTGCGGGGCCTGGCACGGCTCCGGTGCCAGGACTCCTTCTACTCCGTGTCCTACGCCGAAGCCTGCCTCTCGCCTGCTGAAGATGAGGTGGTGCTGAGCAAGGACTTCCCGCTCCGACGGAAAGTCTCCGACGTTGCATCCTCCGGGGTTGCATCgctggaggaggaggctgaAGAGCCCTGA
- the LOC101870159 gene encoding heat shock protein beta-7-like: MASLSSASSYRTERIGTYGPGHGEPRFEGDRRHGPFGALAHEAFGFPGSPGAVCPCSLGTWVRAQGDTYQVVADVSQFEPPDIVVTTSNCHIVIQAEKVAEDGTICDTFTHKCQLPEDMDPMSVSCALTEAGTLVITARRHAGARPGEPPQTLYRSEATL; encoded by the exons ATGGCCTcgctcagctcagcctcctcGTACCGCACCGAGCGCATCGGCACCTATGGCCCGGGGCATGGCGAACCCCGCTTCGAGGGCGACCGGCGGCACGGGCCCTTCGGGGCACTGGCACATGAAGCCTTCGGGTTCCCAG GGTCCCCAGGTGCCGTGTGCCCCTGCAGCCTGGGCACCTGGGTGCGTGCCCAGGGTGACACTTACCAGGTGGTGGCCGACGTCAGCCAGTTCGAGCCCCCTGACATCGTGGTGACGACCTCCAACTGCCACATTGTCATCCAGGCTGAGAAG GTGGCCGAGGATGGCACCATCTGCGACACCTTCACCCACAAGTGCCAACTGCCCGAGGACATGGACCCGATGTCGGTGAGCTGTGCCCTCACCGAGGCTGGCACGTTGGTGATCACTGCGCGGCGCCATGCTGGAGCCCGCCCCGGCGAGCCCCCACAGACACTGTACCGCAGTGAGGCCACTCtgtga